The following coding sequences are from one Thermostaphylospora chromogena window:
- a CDS encoding UvrD-helicase domain-containing protein, translated as MPRLAISPECARGLRALAEPARRDVMVAIRRFLEGAADGPHPERVHGARDPRVAMLRLTDRHHGVALRQRDVCWLLTVLPEDEALAYARRYGFGVNPEIGVIEMWDAEALERVLPALRRSAQASERRLFHNHCDADLVAVGVDPRLIPYLRLITTETALDALEPLLPPTQYAPLAALARQRSLAAAWRTLVHWRTTVTAPGPIDPDDVVAALDRSPHRAVFITGTDHLDRVIDAPEWCFFLHPAQHRLSRTLRYDRPVLVTGGAGTGKTLIALHRAAYLAEHGSGPVLLVTFSQGLSGDLAARLDELIPDEALRKRVEVSNVDRLAHRIVTEAEGRPPTLVDAEELAELWRDAAEGERHSPAFLLREWEQVVLAQNLTTLDEYLRAARPGRGVGLDATERTAVWRTIERVVERLRERGRRTLLQLAAEASVLLGRATGDLLAEGGPAREPYRHIVVDEAQDLHPAQWRLLRAAVPYARDDLFIVGDPHQRILDTRVPLSAVGIDAEHFRLEVSYRLPAEILSWGVRLRGGGPADGLVEDAHGLAGFRADQRGARPLVQAYESGEAELAGLVDRLREWREDGVPASEIAVAARSAELVRRAREALHAAGLDVRVTSLHGMKGLEFRRVAVIGVSDGIVPDPDALTPVDEDPAARAHDLQRERGLLYVACTRAAELLYVSYSGRASPFLPL; from the coding sequence GTGCCGCGACTGGCGATATCTCCTGAATGTGCCAGAGGGCTGCGCGCGCTGGCCGAGCCGGCACGCCGGGACGTCATGGTCGCGATCCGCCGTTTCCTGGAGGGTGCGGCGGACGGGCCGCATCCGGAGCGGGTGCACGGCGCTCGCGACCCCCGCGTGGCGATGCTGCGCCTGACCGACCGGCACCACGGTGTCGCGCTGCGCCAGCGGGACGTCTGCTGGCTGCTCACCGTCCTGCCGGAGGACGAGGCGCTGGCGTACGCCCGACGGTACGGGTTCGGGGTCAACCCGGAGATCGGGGTCATCGAGATGTGGGACGCCGAGGCGCTGGAGCGGGTGTTGCCCGCGCTGCGCCGTTCGGCCCAGGCCTCCGAGCGCCGCCTGTTCCACAACCACTGCGACGCCGATCTGGTGGCGGTCGGCGTCGATCCCCGCTTGATCCCCTACCTTCGTCTGATCACCACCGAGACGGCGCTGGACGCACTGGAGCCGCTGCTCCCGCCCACGCAGTACGCGCCGCTGGCCGCACTGGCGCGGCAGCGGTCGCTGGCGGCGGCCTGGCGGACGCTCGTCCATTGGCGCACGACCGTCACCGCCCCCGGGCCGATCGACCCCGACGACGTCGTGGCGGCGCTCGACCGCAGCCCGCACCGGGCCGTGTTCATCACCGGAACGGACCACCTGGACCGGGTGATCGACGCTCCCGAATGGTGCTTCTTCCTCCATCCCGCACAGCACCGGCTGTCCCGGACCCTCCGCTACGACCGTCCGGTGCTGGTGACCGGCGGCGCGGGCACCGGCAAGACGCTCATCGCCCTGCACCGCGCCGCCTACCTCGCCGAGCACGGCAGCGGTCCCGTGCTGCTGGTGACCTTCTCTCAAGGGCTCAGCGGCGATCTCGCCGCCCGGCTCGACGAGCTCATCCCCGACGAGGCCCTGCGCAAGCGGGTGGAGGTGAGCAACGTCGACCGGCTGGCGCACCGGATCGTCACCGAGGCCGAGGGGCGTCCGCCCACGCTCGTGGACGCCGAGGAACTGGCCGAGCTGTGGCGGGACGCGGCCGAGGGCGAACGCCACAGCCCGGCGTTCCTGCTGCGCGAGTGGGAACAGGTGGTGCTGGCGCAGAACCTCACCACGCTGGACGAGTACCTCCGCGCGGCCCGGCCCGGCCGCGGCGTCGGGCTGGACGCGACCGAGCGCACCGCCGTCTGGCGCACGATCGAGCGGGTGGTGGAACGGCTGCGTGAGCGGGGGCGGCGAACCCTGCTGCAGCTCGCCGCCGAGGCGTCCGTACTGCTGGGGCGGGCGACCGGCGATCTGCTGGCGGAAGGGGGGCCGGCGCGAGAGCCGTACCGGCACATCGTGGTGGACGAGGCGCAGGACCTGCATCCCGCGCAGTGGCGGCTGCTGCGCGCGGCCGTGCCCTACGCCCGCGACGACCTGTTCATCGTCGGCGACCCGCACCAGCGGATCCTCGACACCCGGGTGCCGCTCAGCGCGGTCGGCATCGACGCGGAGCACTTCCGCCTGGAGGTCTCCTACCGGCTTCCCGCGGAGATCCTGTCGTGGGGGGTGCGCCTGCGCGGGGGCGGACCGGCGGACGGTCTGGTGGAGGACGCCCACGGGTTGGCCGGATTCCGCGCCGATCAGCGTGGGGCGCGTCCGCTCGTGCAAGCGTATGAGTCGGGGGAGGCGGAGCTGGCCGGACTGGTCGACCGCTTGCGCGAGTGGAGGGAGGACGGCGTGCCCGCGTCGGAGATCGCGGTGGCCGCACGCTCGGCCGAGCTGGTGCGCCGGGCGCGGGAGGCGCTGCACGCGGCAGGGCTCGACGTGCGGGTAACCTCACTTCACGGCATGAAAGGCCTGGAGTTCCGCCGGGTAGCCGTGATAGGCGTTTCTGATGGGATAGTGCCCGACCCTGACGCGTTGACGCCGGTCGACGAGGACCCCGCGGCCAGGGCGCACGATCTCCAGCGGGAGCGTGGACTGCTCTACGTAGCCTGTACTCGCGCCGCCGAACTGCTGTACGTGTCCTACTCCGGGAGGGCGAGCCCATTCCTACCGCTCTGA
- a CDS encoding sigma factor-like helix-turn-helix DNA-binding protein, translated as MNLSLSDIVPPLRWTSPAQIAPIADDPRLPQAWWQALPLDRACAVLGTQQVAARLADLSVACWGHLVLGDVLPLLRFTDPADAGSTTEQVGRDVVLKLFTGVLERLLEPVDGKAASRAIQPDRPLPELIDSFFSGLDERQRTIARDRLYATQRATLDELAQRFSVTRERIRQIERDLRDDIDRRLAEPDAAPLAAHVTWLRGRLGSAVPAEDLVAAAPWHNVDLPSLGIPAWRFVRTLLTGYDQVDGWLVAGGADELREKTRQLFTDGPRPLAEAVSLVAQLGVREDVAERWLMSVPHLRVLDGHVVAWPRSVNDKAEAVLAIAGTPLTPEEIQERIGEDYSLVGIRNQLTADDRFLRVDRNKYGLARWGGEQYLGIREMIVREIERAGGEAPVNTIVANLTSRYDVSESSVRAYAGGPGFERTQRGWIRVAGQEPTDYQPRRDVSETRRCFRSRDGRWWHRVDVNAEHLRGSGSPLPTGFAAYLGMAPGGQLTASAPSGDVVISWHNQPTMGSIRAVLAEYGAQEGDHIFLTVSDGGELLTRFLQAAPPNLPPLNRALHLIGYTAPVASEAEGLRLIGARIGLPEGASKEEILARLRDRGDREILAFLEGDV; from the coding sequence ATGAACCTCAGCCTGAGCGACATCGTGCCCCCTCTGCGCTGGACCTCTCCCGCGCAGATCGCGCCGATCGCCGACGACCCGCGCCTTCCGCAGGCATGGTGGCAGGCGCTCCCCCTCGATCGTGCCTGCGCGGTCCTGGGAACCCAGCAGGTGGCGGCACGGCTCGCCGATCTCTCGGTAGCCTGCTGGGGACACCTCGTCCTCGGCGACGTCCTGCCCCTGCTCAGGTTCACCGACCCCGCCGACGCCGGGAGCACCACTGAACAGGTCGGCCGGGACGTCGTGCTCAAACTCTTCACCGGCGTGCTGGAACGCCTGCTCGAGCCGGTGGACGGCAAAGCGGCGTCGCGCGCCATCCAGCCGGATCGGCCACTGCCCGAACTGATCGACAGTTTCTTCTCCGGGCTCGACGAGCGGCAGCGGACCATCGCCCGCGACCGCCTCTACGCCACCCAACGCGCCACACTCGACGAACTGGCCCAGCGTTTCTCCGTGACCCGCGAACGGATCCGGCAGATCGAGCGCGACCTGCGCGACGACATCGACCGCCGGCTGGCCGAACCGGACGCCGCGCCGCTGGCCGCACATGTGACGTGGCTGCGGGGACGGCTCGGCTCCGCCGTACCGGCGGAGGACCTCGTGGCCGCCGCCCCATGGCACAACGTCGACCTGCCCTCACTCGGCATCCCGGCATGGCGGTTCGTGCGCACCCTGCTCACCGGCTACGACCAGGTCGACGGCTGGCTGGTCGCGGGCGGCGCCGACGAGCTGCGGGAGAAGACCCGGCAGCTGTTCACCGACGGCCCCCGGCCCCTGGCCGAGGCGGTGTCCCTCGTGGCCCAGCTCGGTGTGCGCGAGGACGTCGCCGAGCGGTGGCTCATGTCCGTGCCGCACCTGCGGGTGCTCGACGGCCACGTGGTGGCCTGGCCGCGCAGCGTCAACGACAAGGCCGAGGCGGTCTTGGCCATCGCCGGCACCCCGCTGACCCCCGAGGAGATCCAGGAGCGCATCGGCGAGGACTACAGTCTGGTCGGCATCCGCAACCAGCTCACCGCCGACGACCGCTTCCTGCGGGTGGACCGCAACAAGTACGGCCTGGCCCGGTGGGGCGGCGAGCAGTACCTCGGCATCCGCGAGATGATCGTCCGGGAGATCGAGCGGGCCGGGGGCGAGGCGCCGGTGAACACGATCGTCGCCAACCTGACCAGCCGTTACGACGTGAGCGAGAGCTCGGTACGCGCCTACGCGGGCGGCCCCGGTTTCGAGCGCACCCAGCGCGGCTGGATACGGGTCGCCGGGCAGGAGCCCACCGACTACCAGCCGCGCCGCGACGTGTCCGAGACACGGCGCTGCTTCCGCAGCCGCGACGGGCGTTGGTGGCATCGGGTGGATGTGAACGCCGAACATCTGCGCGGCTCGGGCTCGCCGCTGCCCACCGGTTTCGCCGCCTACCTCGGCATGGCACCCGGCGGGCAGCTCACCGCCTCCGCCCCCTCGGGCGACGTGGTGATCAGCTGGCACAACCAGCCCACGATGGGGTCGATCCGGGCGGTGCTGGCGGAGTACGGCGCGCAGGAGGGCGACCACATCTTCCTCACCGTCTCCGACGGCGGCGAGCTGCTCACCCGCTTCCTGCAGGCCGCGCCGCCGAACCTGCCGCCGCTCAACCGCGCCCTGCACCTGATCGGGTACACCGCCCCGGTCGCCTCGGAGGCCGAAGGCCTCCGGTTGATCGGCGCGCGCATCGGCCTGCCCGAAGGCGCGTCCAAGGAGGAGATCCTGGCTCGCCTGCGTGACCGCGGAGACCGCGAGATCCTCGCCTTCCTGGAGGGCGACGTCTGA